A stretch of Paludisphaera borealis DNA encodes these proteins:
- a CDS encoding rhodanese-like domain-containing protein, producing MEPTRDDSIRTITPRSLFEVYEEGKPVELIDVRTPAEYREVHATMARLAPLERLDPIALVGARTDGNETLYVICRTGARSKKACEAFAAAGFGDRVVNVEGGTLAWEKAGLPVVRGKKTISLERQLRIVAGGIVLGGVVLGAVVDPWFNLLAAIGGAGLIFAGVTDICPMAMVLARMPWNQAGGSSASCRP from the coding sequence ATGGAGCCGACGCGCGACGACTCGATTCGGACGATCACGCCCCGGTCGCTCTTTGAAGTTTACGAGGAAGGCAAGCCTGTCGAGCTGATCGACGTCCGGACTCCGGCCGAATACCGCGAGGTTCACGCGACGATGGCCCGGCTCGCGCCGCTGGAGCGGCTCGATCCGATCGCCCTCGTCGGTGCTCGAACCGACGGGAACGAAACGCTTTACGTCATATGCCGAACGGGGGCGCGGAGCAAGAAAGCGTGCGAGGCGTTTGCGGCGGCGGGTTTCGGCGACCGCGTAGTGAACGTCGAGGGGGGGACGCTGGCCTGGGAGAAAGCCGGGCTGCCGGTGGTTCGAGGCAAGAAGACGATCTCGCTCGAGCGCCAGTTGCGGATCGTCGCCGGCGGCATCGTGCTGGGGGGCGTGGTGCTCGGGGCGGTCGTCGACCCTTGGTTCAACCTGCTGGCCGCGATCGGCGGGGCGGGGCTGATCTTCGCCGGCGTGACCGACATCTGCCCGATGGCGATGGTTCTGGCCCGGATGCCCTGGAACCAGGCGGGGGGATCGTCGGCCTCGTGCCGACCCTGA
- a CDS encoding phosphoadenylyl-sulfate reductase has translation MATATESFSVEELADINATLAEATPDEILRWGVERFGSRLTMATAFGPEGCILIHMLSQVGPKVRIFNLDTGYQFAETLELRDRLADRYGIEVEMVRAEKSTAEYEREHGGPVYTSNSDQCCYDRKIVPLRRALVGYEAWITAIRADQSADRAYSKIIGWDAKFSLVKINPLLKWTRRDVWAFIVANKIPYNPLHDVGYPSVGCFPCTKAVGAGQDERAGRWAGQAKTECGLHSLDSSQL, from the coding sequence ATGGCTACTGCGACCGAATCGTTTTCGGTAGAGGAACTTGCGGATATCAACGCGACGCTCGCCGAAGCGACGCCGGATGAGATTCTGCGGTGGGGAGTCGAGCGATTCGGCTCTCGGTTGACGATGGCCACGGCGTTCGGGCCCGAGGGGTGTATTCTGATCCACATGCTGTCGCAGGTGGGTCCGAAGGTTCGGATCTTCAATCTCGACACGGGCTATCAGTTCGCGGAAACGCTTGAGCTGCGCGACCGTCTGGCCGATCGCTATGGGATCGAGGTCGAGATGGTGCGGGCCGAGAAGTCGACGGCCGAATACGAGCGCGAGCACGGCGGGCCGGTTTACACGTCGAATTCCGACCAGTGCTGCTACGACCGCAAGATCGTCCCGTTGCGGCGGGCGCTGGTGGGGTATGAAGCCTGGATCACGGCGATCCGCGCCGACCAGTCGGCGGACCGGGCGTACTCGAAGATCATCGGCTGGGACGCCAAGTTCAGCCTGGTGAAGATCAATCCGCTGTTGAAGTGGACCCGGCGCGACGTCTGGGCGTTCATCGTCGCCAACAAGATCCCGTACAACCCGCTTCACGACGTGGGTTATCCGTCGGTCGGCTGCTTTCCTTGCACCAAGGCCGTGGGCGCTGGTCAGGATGAGCGGGCGGGGCGGTGGGCGGGTCAGGCGAAGACGGAGTGCGGCCTGCACTCGCTCGACAGCAGTCAACTCTAA
- a CDS encoding RrF2 family transcriptional regulator: MKVSAKAEYACLAVLALAQHGQESTPLRIREISELHGIPERYLVQILLQLKGAGLVSSTRGASGGYRLARSPESISVSEVLSAIDGPDLAPRDIPRANRRATQILGRLWERVREAERTVLDQTTIAALVAQTSPHEWTI; the protein is encoded by the coding sequence ATGAAGGTATCCGCGAAAGCCGAATACGCCTGCCTGGCCGTGCTCGCCCTGGCCCAGCACGGCCAGGAATCGACCCCGCTGCGAATCCGGGAGATCTCCGAGCTGCACGGAATCCCCGAGCGTTACCTGGTGCAGATCCTGTTGCAATTGAAGGGGGCTGGGCTGGTCTCCAGCACCCGAGGGGCGTCCGGCGGCTACCGCCTCGCCCGATCGCCGGAGTCGATCTCGGTCAGCGAGGTCCTGTCCGCCATCGACGGACCGGACCTCGCCCCTCGCGACATCCCCCGTGCCAATCGACGCGCCACCCAGATTCTGGGCCGTCTCTGGGAACGGGTCCGCGAGGCGGAGCGGACCGTTCTCGACCAGACCACCATCGCCGCGCTCGTCGCGCAAACCTCACCGCACGAGTGGACGATTTGA
- a CDS encoding bifunctional sulfate adenylyltransferase/adenylylsulfate kinase — MNSPYGGLLVDLIVGPERAAEMKASAKDYPSQTLDERAICDLELLSVGGYSPLKTFMNKADYDRVVKEQRLADGMLWPLPVVLPVTPGEGVAVGKALALRDVYGNLLAFLHIDEIYEPDKQAEAEHAYGSLDKKHPSVAYLDRIPNHYATGRLEVVRIPPHYDFVELRRPPRELREHFESQGWSKIVAFQTRDPLHRAHEEFTKRAAEQIGGGLLIHPVVGVTKPGDVDHYTRVRCYRALVDNYYDKGTAVLCLLPLAMRMAGPREVLLQAIIRRNYGCTDFIVGRDHAGPGKDSTGKPFYEPYAAQEAMAKYKDEIGVGMVEFKQMVFLPDEDRYAPVDEVPAGVKTADISDAQVRDDYLAKGLQLPEWFSRPAVAEILNETNPPAFRQGLTIWFTGLSGSGKSTVAQALVERLAEYGRNCSFLDGDEIRTHLSKGLSFSKEDRDINIRRVGYVAGMVAQHGGTTLCSVISPYKTIRDEARKQSKGNFVEVYCSTPIDVCENRDVKGMYAKARAAVAEGKPMGFTGIDDPYEAPENPEVTLDTGSLGVAECVDKIIEKLLALGYILPHGHISA; from the coding sequence CTGAACTCCCCGTACGGTGGGCTCCTGGTCGACCTGATCGTCGGCCCCGAGCGGGCCGCCGAGATGAAGGCCTCCGCCAAGGACTACCCCAGCCAGACGCTCGACGAGCGCGCCATCTGCGACCTCGAGCTGCTGAGCGTCGGCGGGTACTCACCGCTCAAGACCTTCATGAACAAGGCCGACTACGATCGCGTGGTCAAAGAGCAACGGCTCGCCGACGGCATGCTCTGGCCCCTGCCGGTCGTCCTGCCGGTCACCCCCGGCGAGGGCGTCGCCGTGGGCAAGGCCCTCGCCCTCCGCGACGTCTACGGCAACCTGCTGGCCTTCCTCCACATCGACGAGATCTACGAGCCGGACAAGCAGGCCGAGGCCGAGCACGCCTACGGCTCGCTCGACAAGAAGCACCCGTCGGTCGCCTACCTCGACCGCATCCCCAACCACTACGCGACGGGCCGCCTCGAAGTCGTCCGCATCCCTCCTCACTACGACTTCGTCGAGCTGCGGCGCCCCCCTCGCGAGCTTCGCGAGCATTTCGAGTCGCAGGGCTGGTCGAAGATCGTCGCCTTCCAGACCCGCGACCCGCTGCACCGCGCCCATGAAGAGTTCACCAAGCGCGCGGCCGAGCAGATCGGCGGCGGCCTGCTGATCCACCCGGTCGTCGGCGTGACCAAGCCCGGCGACGTCGACCACTACACCCGCGTCCGCTGCTACCGGGCCCTCGTCGACAATTACTACGACAAGGGAACGGCCGTGCTCTGCCTCCTGCCCCTGGCCATGCGGATGGCCGGCCCGCGCGAGGTGTTGCTGCAGGCAATCATCCGCCGCAACTACGGTTGCACCGACTTCATCGTCGGCCGCGACCACGCCGGACCGGGCAAGGACTCGACCGGCAAGCCGTTCTACGAGCCGTACGCCGCCCAGGAAGCCATGGCGAAGTACAAGGACGAGATCGGCGTGGGGATGGTCGAGTTCAAGCAGATGGTCTTCCTCCCCGACGAGGACCGCTACGCGCCGGTCGACGAGGTTCCCGCCGGCGTCAAGACCGCCGACATCTCCGACGCCCAGGTCCGCGACGACTACCTGGCGAAGGGGCTCCAGCTCCCCGAGTGGTTCAGCCGACCGGCCGTGGCCGAGATCCTCAACGAAACCAATCCCCCGGCCTTTCGCCAGGGCCTGACAATCTGGTTCACCGGCCTCTCCGGCTCGGGCAAGAGCACCGTCGCCCAGGCGCTCGTCGAGCGGCTCGCCGAGTACGGCCGCAACTGCTCGTTCCTGGACGGCGACGAGATCCGCACGCACCTCTCGAAGGGCCTGAGCTTCAGCAAGGAAGACCGCGACATCAACATCCGCCGCGTCGGCTACGTCGCCGGCATGGTCGCCCAGCACGGCGGCACCACGCTTTGCTCGGTTATCAGCCCATACAAGACGATCCGCGACGAAGCCCGCAAGCAGTCGAAGGGGAACTTCGTCGAGGTCTACTGCTCGACCCCCATCGACGTCTGCGAGAATCGCGACGTCAAGGGGATGTACGCCAAGGCCCGCGCCGCCGTCGCCGAAGGCAAGCCGATGGGCTTCACGGGGATCGACGACCCCTACGAAGCTCCGGAAAACCCCGAGGTGACGCTCGACACCGGCTCGCTCGGCGTCGCCGAGTGCGTCGACAAGATCATCGAGAAGCTCCTGGCCCTCGGCTACATCCTGCCGCACGGCCACATCTCCGCCTGA
- a CDS encoding acyl carrier protein, translating to MTDRESLRTTLVGLLEDEMGQPYDLDDDAVDLRTGLGLDSVDVVGLVMRVERQFRIRLAMEELLEVKTVGDLLELVFAKKTVGRSLEMGSTSA from the coding sequence ATGACGGATCGTGAATCGCTCCGAACGACTCTCGTCGGCCTTCTCGAAGACGAGATGGGCCAGCCCTACGACCTCGACGACGACGCGGTCGACCTTCGAACCGGCCTCGGCCTCGACTCGGTCGACGTCGTCGGCCTCGTCATGCGCGTCGAACGCCAGTTCCGCATCCGCCTGGCGATGGAAGAACTCCTCGAAGTCAAAACCGTCGGCGACCTGCTCGAACTCGTCTTCGCCAAGAAGACGGTCGGGCGTTCGCTGGAGATGGGTTCAACGTCGGCCTGA
- a CDS encoding ArsR/SmtB family transcription factor has product MKTTRTTSTGLDESTTTLKAFADPVRLRLLNLLSDDREICVCHLHEALDLPQPTVSRHLAYLRKSGVVVGRKEGLWVHYKLTRSKSGLNRILLGCLGTCLGDPEVFKEDLERLGRAVSCCGGEG; this is encoded by the coding sequence ATGAAGACGACGCGCACGACATCCACTGGCCTCGACGAATCAACGACGACGCTCAAGGCGTTCGCCGATCCGGTGCGCCTGCGGCTTCTGAACCTGCTCTCCGATGATCGCGAGATCTGCGTCTGCCATCTCCACGAGGCCCTCGACCTGCCGCAGCCGACCGTCTCGCGCCACCTGGCCTATCTCCGCAAGAGCGGGGTCGTGGTCGGACGCAAGGAGGGCCTGTGGGTCCACTACAAACTAACCCGGTCCAAATCGGGGCTGAACCGCATCCTTCTCGGATGCCTCGGCACTTGCCTGGGCGATCCGGAGGTGTTCAAGGAAGACCTCGAACGACTCGGCCGGGCCGTCTCGTGCTGCGGCGGCGAGGGCTGA
- the arsM gene encoding arsenite methyltransferase, with protein sequence MSDTITRAVKSKYGSVAASGLSTAHEGIKAVAEAFGYSPDELASIPAEANMGLSCGNPTATAGLRPGETVVDLGSGGGLDVFLAARKVGPTGRAVGVDMTPEMIELARDNAEKSRLTNVEFHLATIDKLPLADASVDCVISNCVINLAPDKAAVFHEIARVLKPGGRLAVSDIALKRDLPPELGDDLMAYVGCIAGAIPIEDYRRGLTEAGFAHVEVVDSGADLNAYAKVENQAACCPPPASTPSGLAVVDAGCCAVGPAAVVDEALHARLADLLRRYDVNDYAASVKVYAVKPR encoded by the coding sequence ATGTCCGATACGATCACTCGGGCTGTAAAATCGAAGTATGGTTCGGTCGCGGCCAGCGGCCTCTCGACCGCCCATGAGGGGATCAAGGCGGTGGCCGAGGCGTTCGGCTACTCGCCCGACGAGTTGGCGTCGATCCCCGCCGAGGCCAACATGGGCCTCTCGTGCGGCAATCCCACCGCGACGGCCGGTCTGAGGCCGGGCGAGACGGTCGTGGACCTGGGCAGCGGCGGCGGCCTCGACGTGTTCCTGGCGGCGCGGAAGGTCGGGCCGACCGGCCGGGCCGTCGGCGTCGACATGACCCCCGAGATGATCGAACTGGCCCGCGACAACGCCGAGAAATCGCGACTGACCAACGTCGAGTTCCACCTCGCCACCATCGACAAGCTGCCGCTGGCCGACGCCTCGGTGGACTGCGTGATCTCCAACTGCGTCATCAACCTGGCCCCCGACAAGGCCGCCGTCTTCCATGAGATCGCCAGGGTCTTGAAGCCCGGCGGACGGCTGGCGGTCAGCGACATCGCCCTGAAGCGCGACTTGCCTCCCGAACTGGGCGACGACCTGATGGCCTACGTGGGCTGCATCGCCGGCGCGATCCCGATCGAGGACTATCGCCGGGGCCTGACCGAAGCCGGCTTCGCCCACGTCGAGGTCGTCGACAGCGGCGCGGACCTGAACGCCTACGCCAAGGTCGAGAACCAGGCGGCATGCTGCCCTCCCCCGGCGTCGACTCCTTCGGGCCTGGCCGTCGTCGACGCGGGTTGCTGCGCGGTCGGCCCGGCGGCAGTCGTGGACGAGGCGCTCCACGCGCGCCTGGCCGATCTCCTCCGACGCTACGACGTGAATGACTACGCCGCCAGCGTAAAGGTCTACGCCGTCAAGCCGCGCTGA
- a CDS encoding sialidase family protein encodes MIVDREKGQYLGHPTTVLLEDGKTILAVYPKGHGRGAVILKRSTDGGRTWSDRLPTPENWATSKETPTIHRVVDRAGVKRLILFSGLFPIRLSVSEDDGTHWTPLAPIGDFGGIVAMGSVERLKNGDYMALFHDDGRYFHGEGKATKFRVYKTVSNDGGLTWGRPEVVAEHPTAQLCEPGLIRSPDGNQIAVLLRENSRKLNAFVIFSNDEGKTWTEPRELPGALTGDRHVGKYAPDGRLFISFRDMAHESPTKGDWVGWVGTYDDIVQGREGQCRVRLMDNTQAFDCAYPGVEVLPDGTFVATTYGHWTAGEPPYIVSVRFKLSELDELAKPRPKVDAKRGTE; translated from the coding sequence GTGATCGTGGACCGCGAGAAGGGGCAGTATCTCGGCCATCCCACCACGGTGCTGCTCGAAGACGGCAAGACGATTCTGGCCGTCTATCCCAAGGGCCACGGCCGAGGGGCCGTCATCCTGAAGCGCAGCACCGACGGCGGCCGGACCTGGTCGGATCGCCTGCCCACGCCCGAGAACTGGGCCACCTCTAAGGAGACCCCCACTATCCACCGCGTCGTCGATCGGGCCGGCGTGAAGCGGCTGATCCTGTTCTCGGGCCTGTTCCCGATCCGGTTGTCGGTCTCCGAGGACGACGGAACCCACTGGACGCCGCTGGCGCCGATCGGCGACTTCGGCGGCATCGTGGCCATGGGCAGCGTCGAGCGCCTGAAGAACGGCGATTACATGGCCCTGTTCCACGACGACGGGCGGTACTTTCACGGCGAGGGCAAGGCGACGAAGTTCCGGGTCTACAAGACCGTCTCGAACGATGGGGGCCTGACCTGGGGCCGGCCGGAGGTCGTCGCCGAGCACCCGACCGCACAGCTTTGCGAGCCGGGCCTGATCCGCTCGCCCGACGGCAACCAGATCGCCGTGTTGCTCCGCGAGAACAGCCGCAAGCTCAACGCGTTCGTGATCTTCTCCAACGACGAGGGCAAGACCTGGACCGAGCCCAGGGAACTGCCGGGGGCCCTGACTGGCGACCGCCACGTCGGCAAGTACGCCCCCGACGGCCGGCTGTTCATCTCGTTCCGGGACATGGCGCACGAGAGCCCGACGAAAGGCGATTGGGTCGGCTGGGTCGGCACTTACGACGACATCGTCCAAGGACGAGAGGGGCAGTGCCGAGTGCGGCTGATGGACAACACCCAGGCGTTCGACTGCGCCTATCCCGGCGTCGAGGTCCTGCCCGACGGCACGTTCGTCGCCACCACGTACGGGCACTGGACCGCGGGCGAGCCGCCGTACATCGTCAGCGTCCGCTTCAAGCTCTCAGAACTCGACGAACTGGCGAAGCCGCGGCCGAAGGTCGACGCCAAGCGCGGGACGGAGTGA
- a CDS encoding SGNH/GDSL hydrolase family protein has product MRSLALSLSILLLGSVLARAEDRPPLAGVRRVVFLGDSITYAGQYVEYAEAYLRARNPALRCEFLGLGLPSETLSGLTEPGHAGGAFPRPDVHERLDRVLATLKPDLVVVCYGMNDGIYHPFSEERFQKFRDGMQSLRDKAKAAGAKVLHVTPPVFDPAPIKASTLPAGRDEYRQPYEGYDEVLNLYSAWLLAHRGVGWDVVDAHGPMERYLARERRRDPNFRLADDGVHINAAGHWLIARAILLHWGIPARELDDQSAEQALGKLPRGLDVLKLVERRQRLLKDAWLTAIGHKRPGMAKGLPLEEAEKQAGELEAAIRKLSEKPADPQTVRRGYTIPLIDLAH; this is encoded by the coding sequence ATGCGCAGCCTGGCGCTCTCGCTTTCGATTCTGCTTCTCGGCTCCGTACTCGCGCGTGCCGAGGACCGGCCGCCGCTGGCCGGGGTGCGCCGCGTCGTCTTCCTCGGCGACAGCATCACGTATGCGGGCCAGTACGTCGAATATGCCGAAGCCTATCTGCGGGCCAGAAACCCGGCGCTCCGCTGTGAGTTCCTCGGCCTCGGCCTGCCCAGCGAGACCCTTTCGGGCCTCACCGAACCGGGCCACGCCGGGGGGGCATTCCCGCGTCCCGACGTCCACGAACGGCTCGACCGGGTGCTCGCGACTCTGAAGCCCGACCTCGTCGTCGTCTGCTACGGGATGAACGACGGCATCTACCATCCCTTCAGCGAGGAGCGGTTCCAGAAGTTCCGGGACGGGATGCAGTCGTTGCGGGACAAGGCGAAAGCGGCCGGGGCGAAGGTGCTCCACGTCACCCCGCCGGTGTTCGACCCGGCGCCGATCAAGGCGAGCACGCTTCCGGCGGGCCGAGACGAATACCGGCAGCCTTACGAGGGCTACGACGAGGTGCTGAACCTCTATTCCGCGTGGCTCCTGGCTCACCGAGGCGTCGGCTGGGACGTCGTCGACGCCCATGGCCCGATGGAGCGCTATCTCGCCCGGGAGCGACGCCGCGACCCCAACTTCCGGCTCGCCGACGACGGGGTGCACATCAACGCCGCCGGGCACTGGCTGATCGCCCGCGCGATCCTCCTGCACTGGGGAATCCCGGCTCGTGAACTCGACGACCAGAGCGCCGAGCAGGCGCTGGGCAAGCTGCCGCGCGGGCTCGACGTCCTGAAGCTGGTCGAGCGCAGGCAGCGGTTGCTCAAGGACGCCTGGCTGACGGCGATAGGCCACAAACGGCCCGGCATGGCCAAGGGATTGCCGCTCGAAGAGGCCGAGAAGCAAGCGGGCGAACTCGAAGCCGCGATCCGCAAGTTGTCGGAGAAGCCCGCCGATCCTCAAACCGTGCGGCGAGGGTACACGATCCCGCTGATCGATCTGGCCCACTAG
- a CDS encoding MarR family winged helix-turn-helix transcriptional regulator, which translates to MGDVKDLTAGKRQPTVTPCLCAALRQASRAVTRIYDAELRETGLRTTQHALLKLLGRAGEVRQSDLGEMASLDDTTLTRGLRPLVKGGWVTIRPGSDRREKLIAITEAGKEKVEEARAAWLRGQERMRRALPVGTWELLFEALPEVAKAASKATSGDAS; encoded by the coding sequence ATGGGAGACGTCAAGGACCTGACCGCCGGGAAACGCCAGCCGACCGTGACGCCGTGCCTCTGCGCGGCGTTGCGCCAAGCTTCGCGCGCCGTGACCAGGATCTACGATGCGGAGCTTCGGGAAACCGGTCTGAGGACGACCCAGCACGCGCTGTTGAAGCTGCTCGGCCGAGCGGGCGAGGTGCGTCAGAGCGACCTGGGCGAGATGGCGTCCCTTGATGATACGACGCTGACCCGCGGCCTCCGTCCGCTGGTGAAAGGCGGCTGGGTGACGATCCGACCGGGCTCGGATCGCCGGGAGAAGTTGATCGCGATCACCGAGGCGGGGAAAGAAAAGGTCGAAGAGGCCCGCGCGGCGTGGTTGAGGGGCCAGGAACGGATGCGGCGAGCCTTGCCTGTCGGGACGTGGGAGTTACTTTTCGAGGCGTTGCCGGAGGTCGCGAAAGCCGCCTCGAAAGCGACGTCGGGCGACGCGTCGTGA
- a CDS encoding SDR family oxidoreductase, giving the protein MASQDKVAFITGANKGIGLETARGLGRLGVAVVIGSRNEANGREAADALRAEGIEKVEAVRFDVTRPEDHQEIARHLKERYGKLDILVNNAGVALDEANFGDPNGVNTTSTVSSDILRRTFETNFFAVVALTQTLLPLIRKSPAGRIVNLSSILGSLALHSDPQSPIYGMKAFAYDASKTALNAFTVHLAHELKGTAIKVNSAHPGWVKTDMGGSAAPMELSEGGKTSVLLATLPDNGPTGGFSHVGEPLPW; this is encoded by the coding sequence ATGGCATCGCAAGACAAAGTCGCGTTCATCACCGGGGCGAACAAGGGAATCGGCCTGGAGACGGCGCGGGGGCTCGGGCGGTTGGGCGTCGCCGTCGTGATCGGCAGCCGGAACGAGGCGAACGGCCGCGAGGCCGCCGACGCGCTCCGAGCCGAAGGGATTGAGAAGGTCGAGGCCGTCCGATTCGACGTGACCAGGCCGGAGGATCACCAGGAGATCGCCCGGCATCTGAAGGAGCGATACGGCAAGCTCGACATCCTGGTGAACAACGCGGGCGTCGCGCTGGACGAGGCGAATTTCGGCGATCCCAACGGGGTCAACACGACGTCCACGGTGTCGTCCGACATCCTCCGACGGACGTTCGAGACGAACTTCTTCGCCGTCGTCGCCCTCACACAGACGTTGCTGCCTCTGATCCGCAAATCTCCGGCGGGGCGGATCGTCAACCTGTCAAGCATCCTCGGGTCGCTCGCGCTCCACTCCGACCCGCAGTCGCCCATTTACGGAATGAAGGCGTTCGCCTATGACGCGTCGAAGACGGCGCTCAACGCCTTCACCGTCCACCTGGCCCACGAGCTGAAGGGAACGGCGATCAAGGTGAACTCGGCCCATCCGGGCTGGGTGAAAACGGACATGGGAGGCTCGGCGGCCCCGATGGAACTTTCCGAGGGGGGCAAGACGAGCGTGCTGTTGGCGACCCTGCCCGACAACGGCCCGACCGGCGGCTTTTCTCACGTCGGCGAGCCCCTGCCCTGGTGA